In Pseudoroseomonas cervicalis, the DNA window ATCGCGGCCATCGTCTTCGGCGTCGTCAACGCGCTGATCCGGCCGGTGGTGATGCTGCTGTCGCTGCCGCTGAACATCGTCACGCTGGGCCTGTTCACCCTGGTGGTGAACGCCGCCATGCTGGGGCTGACCGCGCTGCTGATGCCGGGCATGCGGGTGGCGAGCTTCGGCGCCGCCTTCCTGGGCGCGCTGGTGGTGGCCATCGTGTCCTGGATCGCCAACCGCGCCGTGGGCGACGGCGCCGCCCCGGCGCGCTGAGCCGCGCGGCGGGGAGAGCCCCGCCCCGCCGGGCCTCAGCCCCGCAACCGGTGCGGCCCCGCCATGGCGGGGCCGGACCCTTCAGTACATGTGCTGGCCGCCATTGATCGACAGGGTCGAGCCGGTGATGAAATCGGCCTCGTCCGCGGTCAGGAAGCAGACGCCGCGGGCGATGTCGTCCGCCGTGCCCAGCCTGCCGCGCGGGATGCGCGCCACGATCTTCTGCAGCACATCCTCCGGCACCGCGCGCACCATCTCGGTATCGACATAGCCGGGGGCGATGGCGTTGACGGTGATGCCGGCGCGCGCGCCTTCCTGGGCGAGCGCCTTGGTGAAGCCGTGGATGCCGGATTTGGCGGCGGCGTAGTTCACC includes these proteins:
- a CDS encoding phage holin family protein codes for the protein MGFLARTAITAFAFWCAAMLVGGISFSGPFNLVIAAIVFGVVNALIRPVVMLLSLPLNIVTLGLFTLVVNAAMLGLTALLMPGMRVASFGAAFLGALVVAIVSWIANRAVGDGAAPAR